One Agelaius phoeniceus isolate bAgePho1 chromosome 8, bAgePho1.hap1, whole genome shotgun sequence genomic region harbors:
- the LOC129124059 gene encoding uncharacterized protein LOC129124059: MRVGERAAPCAGKAEPRPGEQGRGRARIPAGSGELAAGTAAGTAAGPRARHWGTSRAPDARVPPRRGVRQLPWRRRLIATARGQRGTRGGPGKDTGPREGHRAAGRTPGAREGHRERGTDTGPREGHRAPGRTPGRGTDPPWRHRRLPSRPPGGAAPARPARPRCARAARPSARPGPARRHRSHRKHRSNYRKHREGARDVSEQKPEGASSNPPQPGEAVAKQSYPDNKPPRPNPQCSLAGSE, translated from the exons ATGCGGGTGGGGGAGCGGGCGGCTCCCTGCGCGGGCAAAGCCGAGCCGAGGCCGGGTGAGCAGGGCCGTGGCCGGGCGAGGATcccggcggggagcggggagcTGGCAGCGGGGACAGCAGCGGGGACAGCAGCGGGCCCGCGGGCACGGCACTGGGGCACCTCGCGGGCGCCCGATGCGCGCGTTCCCCCACGACGCGGCGTGAGGCAGCTGCCCTGGCGGCGCCGATTGATCGCCACAGCCCGCGGACAGCGCGGCACGCGTGGCGGCCCCGGGAAGGACACCGGGCCGCGGGAAGGACACCGGGCCGCGGGAAGGACACCGGGAGCGCGGGAAGGACACCGGGAGCGCGGGACGGACACCGGGCCCCGGGAAGGACACCGGGCCCCGGGAAGGACACCGGGCCGCGGGACGGACCCGCCTTGGCGGCACCGGCGCCTCCCCTCacggccgccagggggcgccgcTCCCGCgcggccggcccggccccgctgtgCCCGCGCTGCGCGGCCctcggcacggcccggcccggcccggcggcacCGCAGCCACCGCAAGCACCGCAGCAACTACCGCAAGCACC GTGAGGGTGCCAGAGATGTATCGGAGCAGAAGCCAGAAGGAGCATCTTCCAACCCACcccagcctggagaagctgtggcaAAACAATCCTACCCCGATAACAAACCCCCAAGACCTAACCCTCAGTGCAGCCTTGCCGGGAGCG